The following proteins are co-located in the Dehalococcoides mccartyi 195 genome:
- a CDS encoding zinc-ribbon domain and TM2 domain-containing protein yields the protein MYCSKCGKQVAENASFCPACGSQIRQSSLTAEEYQERKSRIAAGLLGIFLGSIGVHRFYLGYVGIGIAQIIVTIVTLGIGSIWGFIEGILILTGSFQYDAKGIPLRD from the coding sequence ATGTATTGTTCCAAATGCGGCAAACAAGTAGCTGAAAATGCATCCTTCTGCCCTGCCTGCGGCAGCCAAATCCGCCAAAGCAGCCTGACTGCTGAAGAATACCAAGAACGCAAATCCAGAATAGCGGCCGGTCTGCTGGGGATATTTTTAGGAAGCATCGGCGTGCACAGGTTTTACCTTGGCTATGTAGGCATAGGTATAGCCCAGATTATAGTGACTATTGTTACGCTGGGTATCGGTTCTATCTGGGGGTTTATTGAGGGTATCCTGATACTTACCGGCTCATTCCAGTATGACGCCAAAGGCATACCCCTGCGGGACTAA
- a CDS encoding zinc-ribbon domain-containing protein: MPKIGPMELLILIVVIMIPVALIWGLIHLFRKLDKKPVRNQPLDTEELNRGVQYCTRCGQKLEAEAEFCPVCGTKKLCTPEKQ, encoded by the coding sequence ATGCCCAAAATTGGTCCGATGGAATTACTAATACTCATTGTAGTAATAATGATACCTGTAGCCCTTATCTGGGGTTTAATCCACCTGTTTAGAAAGCTGGATAAAAAACCGGTCAGAAATCAACCGCTGGATACAGAGGAACTCAACAGAGGAGTGCAGTATTGCACCCGGTGCGGGCAGAAACTGGAGGCAGAGGCAGAGTTTTGCCCGGTTTGCGGTACAAAAAAACTATGCACCCCGGAAAAACAATAA
- a CDS encoding radical SAM protein: MKTNIYHITHTPTTGSVSLRFWGCNMSCHGCLCKEGIYDHLLKENRLGNLPQTENAFKPRRLLELDEVLARLDELKPQKVFLTGEEASLDPNYAAITRAFHERYGCKNVLYTNGFKMPALGDTDAVEVGIKAISEELHQWYTERSVEPIKQNFIRYAHSEVKLTAASILIPGLVEIDEIERIAQFIAGVNPDIPYFVLPYFPAGNNSWRKTSPYEVAEAVERVSRYLTNVSGCQGVEQEILHEVERVV; this comes from the coding sequence ATGAAAACGAATATATACCATATTACTCATACCCCTACTACCGGGAGTGTCTCGCTGCGTTTTTGGGGCTGTAATATGAGCTGTCACGGGTGTCTGTGCAAAGAGGGTATTTATGACCATCTGCTGAAAGAAAACAGACTTGGTAACCTGCCTCAAACTGAAAATGCCTTTAAACCCAGGCGTCTGCTGGAACTGGATGAAGTACTGGCCAGACTTGATGAACTGAAACCCCAAAAGGTGTTCCTGACCGGAGAAGAAGCCTCTCTTGACCCGAATTACGCCGCCATTACCCGGGCTTTTCATGAGCGGTATGGCTGTAAAAATGTTTTATATACCAACGGGTTTAAAATGCCTGCCCTGGGAGACACCGATGCGGTTGAGGTGGGTATAAAGGCTATTTCCGAGGAACTGCACCAGTGGTACACCGAACGTTCGGTTGAGCCGATAAAGCAAAACTTTATCCGTTATGCCCATTCGGAGGTAAAGCTGACTGCCGCTTCCATACTTATACCCGGGCTGGTGGAAATAGATGAAATTGAGCGGATAGCCCAATTTATAGCCGGTGTCAACCCGGATATACCGTATTTTGTGCTGCCGTATTTCCCGGCCGGCAATAATAGCTGGCGTAAAACCAGCCCTTATGAGGTGGCCGAAGCGGTGGAAAGAGTAAGCCGCTATCTGACGAATGTATCCGGCTGTCAGGGAGTTGAGCAGGAAATACTCCACGAAGTGGAACGGGTAGTCTAA
- a CDS encoding reductive dehalogenase translates to MQNFHSTLSRRDFMKGIGLAGAGFGAAAATAPVFRDLDEGASIAANTYKKNPWWVKERNYCDPTTPIDWDVWKAFDATHYDYIGGQYSEEYLAQIGVPSVLNESVAKRHERITSRLGKPGFSMQDWAFCQGAKNVTSSMCYNEFGQSRSMFLGDKKMMDEVMTPEQIGLSKYEGTPEYNALMLKSAIRFLGGTDIRCLPVDDKTKRVLNVGENQHPDQPYVWEDGISWPYETMTKRAIPTKDAHILVFSYNGSFDGTVRSPSWISNGVAFNQCLSGDSIQLYLQRFLKGLGYWLVGGDDFPGIASYPGAGALSGFGEIGRIGHAVGWDKWMRCTRLMVTNLPLPADNPIDFGVVSFCTTACKKCAEFCPVSAIKMDSEPSWELATDPSNPYLKPQNFNNPGRKTWYLNQAGCFSNWCLTDTFCGICMGECVFNKLADSSIHEVVKPVIANTTLLDGFFFNMDKAFGYGCLPEDQWEDWWTLGEKMPIHGI, encoded by the coding sequence ATGCAAAATTTCCATTCTACTTTATCAAGACGTGACTTTATGAAGGGGATTGGGTTAGCTGGTGCTGGCTTTGGTGCTGCTGCTGCTACAGCTCCGGTATTCCGTGATTTGGATGAAGGTGCTTCCATAGCCGCTAATACTTATAAGAAAAATCCGTGGTGGGTCAAAGAGCGCAATTATTGTGACCCCACGACTCCTATTGACTGGGATGTATGGAAAGCATTTGACGCTACTCATTATGACTACATCGGCGGACAGTATTCTGAAGAGTATTTAGCTCAAATCGGTGTCCCTTCGGTACTCAATGAGAGTGTAGCAAAGAGGCACGAACGTATAACTTCTCGTTTGGGCAAGCCTGGGTTCTCCATGCAGGACTGGGCCTTTTGTCAGGGCGCTAAAAATGTAACTTCTTCCATGTGCTATAACGAATTTGGTCAGAGTCGGTCCATGTTCTTGGGTGACAAGAAAATGATGGATGAAGTGATGACCCCGGAACAGATTGGTTTGTCCAAGTATGAAGGTACTCCTGAATATAATGCTCTTATGTTAAAAAGCGCTATTCGCTTTTTGGGTGGTACAGATATTCGGTGTTTACCAGTTGATGACAAGACTAAGAGGGTATTGAACGTTGGGGAGAATCAGCATCCTGACCAGCCCTATGTCTGGGAGGATGGAATATCTTGGCCTTATGAGACTATGACCAAACGGGCTATTCCTACGAAAGACGCCCACATCTTAGTGTTCAGCTATAACGGTTCATTTGACGGTACCGTACGCAGCCCCTCCTGGATATCTAACGGCGTTGCTTTTAATCAGTGTCTTTCAGGTGATTCTATTCAGCTTTACCTGCAACGCTTTCTAAAGGGTCTTGGCTACTGGCTGGTAGGCGGTGACGATTTCCCCGGTATAGCCAGTTATCCAGGCGCAGGTGCGTTGTCCGGTTTTGGCGAAATTGGCCGTATTGGTCATGCTGTTGGTTGGGATAAATGGATGCGCTGCACCCGCCTGATGGTAACTAATCTTCCTCTGCCGGCGGATAACCCCATAGATTTCGGGGTAGTTTCCTTCTGCACCACTGCCTGCAAGAAATGTGCCGAATTCTGCCCTGTCAGCGCTATCAAGATGGATTCGGAGCCCAGCTGGGAATTGGCCACTGACCCCTCTAACCCGTACCTTAAACCCCAGAATTTCAATAACCCCGGCCGTAAGACCTGGTATCTGAACCAGGCTGGTTGCTTCTCCAACTGGTGTTTGACTGATACTTTCTGTGGTATTTGTATGGGAGAATGCGTATTTAACAAACTGGCTGATTCCAGTATCCACGAGGTTGTTAAACCCGTTATTGCTAATACCACTTTGCTGGACGGCTTCTTCTTTAATATGGATAAAGCCTTTGGCTATGGCTGTCTGCCTGAAGATCAATGGGAAGACTGGTGGACGCTGGGCGAGAAGATGCCTATACATGGTATTTAG
- a CDS encoding zinc-ribbon domain-containing protein has translation MVRLIIGILLGLWGLPLLVFSAQNLIGSLNESESNAALMFFFVTGFPALIMLLGSFFLIRSYLKNPPKLTKAEKPGLAADNTPTTPGRYCPKCGSGLSADASFCPACGQKVTP, from the coding sequence ATGGTCAGGCTGATTATAGGCATACTGCTGGGTCTGTGGGGATTGCCTCTTCTTGTTTTTTCAGCCCAAAACCTCATCGGCTCTCTTAATGAAAGCGAGTCAAATGCAGCTCTGATGTTTTTCTTTGTTACCGGATTTCCGGCTTTGATTATGCTTTTAGGGTCATTTTTCCTTATAAGAAGCTATCTGAAAAACCCGCCTAAACTCACTAAGGCGGAAAAACCCGGCTTAGCTGCTGATAATACTCCCACCACACCCGGCAGGTACTGCCCCAAATGCGGCAGCGGGCTATCAGCGGATGCATCCTTCTGCCCTGCCTGCGGCCAAAAAGTAACACCCTAG
- a CDS encoding response regulator transcription factor gives MKLLLIEDDAEIVDVISTIFQISCPNSRVISASSGRKGIESVESVNPDIILLDLGLPDMNGFDVLKQIRNFSDVPIIILTVRGDESDVVRGLTLGANDYITKPFRQMELLARVRRLLTKKQINGEDLSVTCGKMHFGSSIRELWIGDTLINLTVSEGRIMYMLMKNHDKTVSYEELSELLWGDYYPEARSNLKTHILRLRNKIEENASNPKLLINSPNRGYILKTTD, from the coding sequence ATGAAGCTGCTGTTAATTGAAGACGATGCCGAAATAGTTGATGTCATATCTACCATATTTCAGATAAGCTGTCCAAATTCACGGGTAATTTCTGCGTCAAGCGGCCGAAAGGGGATAGAATCTGTTGAATCAGTAAACCCTGATATTATTTTGCTGGATTTGGGGTTACCTGATATGAACGGTTTTGATGTCCTGAAGCAAATCCGCAACTTTTCAGATGTACCCATTATTATTCTGACGGTACGCGGAGATGAGAGTGATGTTGTTCGGGGTTTAACTCTGGGTGCTAATGATTATATTACCAAGCCATTCCGCCAGATGGAGCTGCTGGCCAGAGTCCGGCGCTTATTGACTAAAAAACAGATAAACGGTGAAGACCTGTCCGTCACTTGCGGCAAAATGCATTTCGGTTCGTCAATCAGGGAATTATGGATAGGCGATACCCTCATAAATCTGACTGTCAGCGAAGGCCGCATTATGTATATGCTGATGAAAAACCATGATAAAACAGTGAGCTACGAAGAGCTATCTGAATTACTCTGGGGGGATTATTACCCGGAAGCCCGCAGCAATCTTAAAACCCACATCTTAAGGTTACGCAATAAGATAGAGGAGAACGCATCTAATCCCAAACTTTTAATTAACAGCCCGAATCGCGGATATATTTTAAAGACTACTGATTAA
- a CDS encoding SAM-dependent methyltransferase: MAGTVSRIYYPRVFVTGVGTGGRAFLTPAAEETVKSCGIIVGWPEVIKNLGFGLENKLVLEQNCLNYQQLLAEAAGLARAKLEDVALLVMDDPLVYSAGLGGYSDIFKDFRIEFIPAVSSLQLLAASARLSLEDCLQVVYRPDASGNIDQSDLALKRERMLKALKAGYHILVLSDLEQTLAQTACFLIEKGLAVETGVIVGEQMGTDSQKITEKSILEVSRDTSHWMSCMAVRQGKILKK; encoded by the coding sequence ATGGCCGGGACTGTTTCCAGAATATATTATCCCAGAGTGTTTGTTACCGGAGTCGGTACCGGCGGCCGGGCTTTCCTGACGCCGGCAGCCGAAGAGACTGTAAAAAGCTGCGGTATTATTGTGGGCTGGCCGGAAGTTATAAAAAACCTGGGATTCGGGCTGGAAAACAAGCTGGTTTTAGAGCAGAACTGCCTTAATTACCAGCAATTACTGGCTGAGGCGGCCGGTTTGGCCAGGGCTAAACTGGAAGACGTTGCCCTTTTGGTTATGGATGACCCGCTGGTATATTCGGCCGGACTTGGCGGCTATAGTGACATCTTTAAAGACTTCCGGATTGAATTTATACCGGCTGTTTCCAGCCTGCAGTTACTGGCTGCTTCCGCCCGGCTTTCACTGGAAGACTGTCTGCAGGTGGTCTATAGACCGGATGCCTCCGGCAATATTGACCAATCTGATTTAGCCTTAAAACGGGAGCGGATGCTCAAAGCCCTGAAGGCTGGCTATCATATACTGGTACTTAGTGACCTGGAACAGACACTTGCCCAGACCGCCTGTTTTTTGATTGAGAAAGGGCTGGCTGTTGAGACCGGGGTAATAGTGGGTGAGCAGATGGGCACTGACAGCCAGAAAATAACCGAAAAAAGTATCCTGGAAGTTTCCCGGGATACCAGCCACTGGATGTCCTGCATGGCGGTCAGACAGGGCAAAATTTTAAAGAAGTAA
- a CDS encoding radical SAM protein, with protein sequence MTISNLKYQNNPELWADKMDRQTNVYHVAYAPAIKKAYLFHWGCNLECRGCLCKKEINCMALEENLDVVFRDPRFCPPQTPSAPLSFGKLISLLQDIELTEVAFEGQEASLDPMLPDICRWLKERGCKVILHTNGVAMADASHIDDVIVSLKAITPEIYAGYTCRSNSSLLENFKEYYQAGVNLKAESVFIPGYIDLEETEKIARFIASVDENIPYRMDAYFESGDNPWRPPTPEEMQTALEVARKHLKNVYCTQQTKQNLSKADLLYEVVRLY encoded by the coding sequence ATGACTATCTCCAACCTTAAATATCAGAATAACCCGGAGCTTTGGGCAGATAAAATGGACAGGCAGACCAATGTTTATCATGTTGCCTATGCCCCGGCTATCAAAAAGGCTTACCTTTTCCACTGGGGATGCAACCTGGAATGCAGGGGCTGTTTGTGCAAGAAGGAAATAAACTGCATGGCGCTGGAGGAGAATCTGGACGTGGTCTTCCGTGACCCCCGTTTCTGTCCCCCCCAGACCCCGTCTGCCCCGCTTTCCTTCGGTAAGCTCATTTCCCTGCTTCAGGATATAGAACTTACCGAGGTGGCCTTTGAAGGGCAGGAAGCCTCGCTTGACCCGATGCTGCCGGATATCTGCCGCTGGCTGAAGGAGCGGGGCTGCAAGGTAATCCTGCATACCAACGGGGTAGCTATGGCGGATGCCAGCCATATAGATGACGTTATTGTCAGCCTGAAGGCTATTACCCCTGAAATATATGCCGGCTATACCTGCCGTTCCAACTCAAGCCTGCTTGAAAATTTTAAGGAATACTATCAGGCCGGGGTTAACCTGAAGGCTGAAAGCGTGTTTATACCGGGCTATATTGACCTTGAAGAAACCGAAAAAATAGCCAGGTTTATTGCTTCGGTAGATGAAAATATACCCTACCGGATGGATGCTTATTTTGAATCCGGGGATAATCCCTGGCGGCCGCCTACGCCTGAGGAGATGCAGACGGCACTGGAAGTGGCCCGCAAGCACCTGAAGAATGTTTATTGCACCCAGCAGACCAAGCAAAACTTAAGCAAAGCAGACCTGCTGTACGAAGTGGTGCGGCTGTATTAG
- a CDS encoding NAD(P)/FAD-dependent oxidoreductase, translating to MPQKTTLIIGGGAAGMTAAISKARRGDPVIILEKTVQLGKKILASGNGRCNLLNEQLDSSFYNPEARPLVNSVFSRFGRNEILNFFSELGLHYYSQDGRIFPFTNQAASVLKVLEMEIRRLGVKVEYGFDCLSIRKTQNGFSLQAADGRQQTGQNLILTGGGCTYPAFGSDGSGYKLAASLGHRIIKPIPSTVPLVVKDPICHLLQGQRIIARAQSRIRDKVGTPVDGELLFTKYGLSGSLILDISQEISLAINRLNIKDVSLGIDLIPFIEPKQMETELLKRRKTGLSPEEMLTGILPNKLCVAFKQLFEKDNPAKAAAKLKNWRFEVSGTRGWNEAEFTAGGIDTGEIDIQTLESKLVKGLYLAGEVLDVNGVRGGYNLGWAWASGYIAGLN from the coding sequence ATGCCCCAGAAAACAACCCTGATTATTGGCGGGGGTGCTGCCGGCATGACAGCCGCCATCAGCAAAGCCCGCCGCGGTGATCCGGTGATTATCCTTGAGAAAACTGTCCAGCTAGGCAAAAAAATACTTGCCAGCGGCAACGGACGCTGCAATCTGCTTAACGAACAACTGGATTCCAGCTTTTATAACCCCGAAGCCAGACCTTTGGTAAATTCAGTTTTCAGCCGCTTCGGGCGGAACGAGATACTAAATTTTTTTTCTGAACTGGGGCTTCACTATTATTCACAGGACGGCCGCATCTTTCCATTTACCAACCAGGCCGCTTCGGTACTGAAAGTACTGGAAATGGAAATAAGGCGTCTGGGGGTAAAAGTGGAGTACGGCTTTGACTGCCTGTCTATCCGCAAAACTCAAAACGGGTTCAGCCTGCAAGCGGCAGATGGCAGACAGCAGACAGGGCAAAACCTTATCCTGACCGGGGGAGGCTGCACCTACCCTGCTTTCGGTTCTGACGGCAGCGGCTACAAACTGGCCGCTTCACTGGGGCACCGCATTATAAAGCCAATACCCAGCACCGTACCCTTAGTGGTCAAAGACCCCATCTGCCACCTGCTGCAGGGGCAGCGCATAATTGCCCGGGCTCAAAGCCGTATCAGGGACAAAGTGGGCACCCCGGTTGACGGTGAACTGCTTTTTACCAAATACGGCCTGTCAGGCAGCCTGATACTGGACATAAGCCAGGAGATTTCACTGGCCATAAACCGTTTAAACATAAAAGATGTCTCCCTTGGAATAGACCTGATACCATTTATAGAGCCGAAACAGATGGAAACAGAGCTTTTAAAGCGCCGGAAAACGGGCTTAAGCCCGGAGGAAATGCTGACCGGCATACTGCCCAACAAGCTCTGTGTGGCATTTAAACAGCTGTTTGAAAAAGACAACCCCGCCAAAGCCGCTGCCAAACTAAAAAACTGGCGGTTTGAGGTTTCGGGTACCCGCGGCTGGAATGAGGCCGAATTTACCGCCGGGGGGATAGACACCGGGGAGATAGACATCCAGACACTGGAATCAAAGCTGGTCAAAGGGCTGTATCTGGCGGGTGAGGTGCTGGACGTAAACGGGGTACGCGGCGGCTATAATCTGGGCTGGGCCTGGGCTTCAGGCTATATAGCCGGTTTAAACTAA
- a CDS encoding PAS domain-containing sensor histidine kinase has product MKIGLVTCASMLDQVRQIVPLIPQDQFVIYPVLPCCLFAISGDTIRNQVDKSVLANEATIIIYGSCHPELNSLLDMYCDSNIRKIEGNNCWEMLLGPERVEKYLSQNSWLGNNSFLTKWNREVSKSFGSETRNGQVASSCGIEELTAFRFESNQPDEEIVKREAQKAGLPYSIHNESLDYLKNLIQSAIDKAHIENEARITSGLSPKAELIPLSLLETMKEIIYIIDNSGSTVTFISPIIEKLLSITTKEFKMTFLSTQNKGGYLYKKRSQIISKRSAFITDCLERGFEDPLKIEYQIINGKGECRWIRETLNPQFKADGSIGAFAGRIEDITEWKTTEQQLTDLYQNEASLRHELETQIQNRIEFTRALVHELKTPLTPIMAASDTLSSGLKQEPWLNLAQNINKGAFNLNKRIDELLDLARGEIGVLQIKKIPIECIELSADIIQYIDAKLRKANLRLVFEHDENTIFIEADPDRLRQVLLNLLSNAIKYTPGSGLIKIKCFRTSTDVVFQIIDSGIGISSSDMAYLFEPYHRLERDRERFDGMGLGLALSKRFVELHGGRIWVENANEHGSIFTFTIPTLTPVKPEHLKLGYKNKRKPYEAAVN; this is encoded by the coding sequence ATGAAAATAGGTTTAGTTACCTGCGCCTCCATGTTAGATCAAGTCAGGCAAATTGTCCCGCTTATACCTCAAGACCAGTTCGTTATTTACCCGGTACTACCCTGCTGTCTGTTCGCCATAAGCGGCGACACCATCCGCAACCAAGTGGACAAATCCGTATTGGCAAACGAAGCTACCATCATTATATATGGGTCTTGCCACCCTGAATTGAATAGCCTGCTGGATATGTATTGTGACAGCAATATCCGTAAGATTGAGGGGAATAACTGCTGGGAAATGTTACTTGGGCCCGAACGGGTGGAGAAATATCTCAGTCAAAACTCCTGGCTGGGAAACAATTCCTTTCTGACCAAGTGGAACAGGGAAGTTTCAAAGAGTTTTGGTTCAGAAACCCGAAATGGCCAAGTTGCCTCAAGCTGCGGTATTGAGGAACTAACAGCTTTCCGGTTTGAGAGCAACCAGCCAGATGAAGAAATTGTAAAAAGAGAAGCCCAAAAAGCCGGACTGCCCTACAGCATACATAATGAAAGCCTTGACTATCTAAAAAACCTGATTCAGTCTGCGATTGATAAAGCTCATATTGAAAACGAAGCCCGGATTACCTCCGGTTTATCCCCCAAAGCAGAGCTGATTCCCCTCTCCCTGCTGGAAACTATGAAGGAGATTATCTATATCATAGATAATTCGGGTAGCACAGTCACCTTTATCAGCCCGATAATTGAAAAATTACTGAGCATAACTACCAAAGAATTCAAGATGACGTTCCTGTCTACCCAGAATAAAGGCGGGTATTTATACAAAAAACGCAGCCAGATAATTTCAAAACGCTCTGCTTTTATTACTGACTGCCTGGAAAGGGGTTTTGAAGACCCCCTGAAGATTGAATACCAGATAATAAATGGCAAAGGCGAATGCCGCTGGATTAGAGAAACTCTAAACCCCCAGTTTAAAGCTGACGGGAGCATAGGTGCCTTTGCCGGCAGAATAGAAGATATAACCGAATGGAAGACTACCGAACAGCAATTAACAGACCTGTATCAGAATGAAGCCTCACTGCGCCACGAACTGGAAACTCAAATCCAAAACCGGATTGAATTTACCAGAGCCTTAGTCCACGAACTGAAGACTCCCCTGACGCCGATAATGGCGGCCAGTGACACCCTTTCTTCGGGGTTAAAGCAAGAACCCTGGCTTAACTTAGCCCAGAATATCAATAAAGGGGCTTTCAACCTGAATAAACGGATTGACGAGCTTTTGGATTTGGCCAGAGGTGAAATAGGTGTTCTTCAGATTAAAAAAATACCGATTGAGTGTATTGAATTATCTGCCGATATTATCCAGTATATTGATGCCAAACTCAGGAAAGCTAATCTAAGGCTGGTATTCGAACATGATGAAAATACTATATTTATAGAAGCCGACCCTGACAGATTAAGGCAAGTCCTGCTTAACCTTTTAAGCAATGCTATCAAATATACTCCGGGGTCAGGGCTGATAAAAATCAAGTGCTTTAGAACCTCAACTGATGTGGTCTTCCAGATTATTGATTCGGGTATAGGCATATCTTCATCAGACATGGCTTATTTATTTGAACCCTACCACAGATTGGAAAGAGACCGAGAAAGATTTGACGGCATGGGCTTGGGCTTAGCCCTGTCAAAGAGATTTGTAGAGCTTCACGGCGGCAGAATATGGGTGGAAAATGCGAACGAACATGGCAGCATCTTCACGTTTACTATACCCACATTGACTCCGGTCAAGCCAGAGCATCTAAAACTGGGGTATAAGAACAAAAGGAAACCATATGAAGCTGCTGTTAATTGA
- a CDS encoding diphthine--ammonia ligase → MEKAFVSWSGGKDCSLSLYRALKDGYDVRYLASMFTEGTGRLYPHHFTPELLISQAEAIGIPLEVTWTSGQEYTNNYIKMLKGFREEGITVAVFGDVSVGNPDALEHRMWVERVCQAAGMRVVLPLWDEDRESIIGDLIDSGFETLIVAADNTNLGKGWLGRKLDNELFEELKLLNASSPDGKVGLYHTLTVDGPIFRKKLEIADKKIIYKECGLYDGKPAVAPFWYLELEDCFLVDKPVLIAESAAGLE, encoded by the coding sequence ATGGAAAAAGCATTTGTTTCATGGAGCGGGGGTAAAGACTGCTCACTGTCTTTATACCGGGCCCTAAAGGACGGCTATGATGTGCGCTATCTGGCCAGTATGTTTACCGAAGGCACAGGCCGCCTTTATCCCCACCATTTCACTCCGGAATTGCTTATTAGTCAGGCGGAAGCTATCGGTATTCCTCTGGAAGTTACCTGGACCAGCGGCCAGGAATATACAAATAACTATATCAAGATGCTTAAAGGTTTCCGCGAAGAGGGCATAACGGTAGCGGTATTCGGGGACGTAAGCGTGGGCAACCCGGATGCCCTTGAACACCGGATGTGGGTGGAAAGGGTCTGCCAGGCTGCCGGTATGAGGGTAGTGCTGCCTCTCTGGGATGAAGACCGTGAATCCATTATCGGTGACCTTATAGATTCCGGTTTTGAAACCCTGATTGTGGCTGCCGACAATACCAACCTGGGCAAAGGCTGGCTGGGGCGGAAGCTGGATAATGAGCTCTTTGAGGAATTAAAGCTGCTCAATGCCAGTTCGCCTGACGGTAAAGTAGGCCTTTACCATACGCTTACGGTTGACGGGCCTATTTTCAGGAAGAAACTGGAAATAGCTGACAAGAAGATAATCTATAAAGAATGCGGTCTGTATGACGGCAAACCGGCTGTAGCCCCCTTCTGGTATCTGGAACTGGAAGACTGTTTTCTGGTGGACAAACCGGTGCTGATTGCGGAGAGTGCCGCGGGGTTGGAATAG
- a CDS encoding 4Fe-4S binding protein — protein MKTKIGIKQVVISLVVVTLVGSFIVGQLPKETRIESYLPDNGTGCTYDLVKYIPPQDYIFKSVDAEGNVTGYITLTEGKGYGGILLVEIEWTPDGTILSISVPQQQEGDAWWDKLKTHEFFEQYVGRQFNTGLLLGEDIDAVSGATISSNGVALGVYEGRALVAAELGEPYPAPVETVKFGLGEILLVTGLLMAVVFRTMAVFQKRKWLRYITLGLGLVVLGFWLSRPLSLTNIAAWLIGSPPNMANNLFLYILVIGVVGLALLTGKNFYCFWLCPFAAVQEVTHRIGGQIGLRPKPKVYRFLRNIRYLLLWATLVMVFWFTNPSLSVFEPWGTLFSQVGTYDQWLLLIVTITFGFFIFSPWCFYLCPVGAFMDVVLKIRKGGIGLWNRLRNPAEKKLAGDKT, from the coding sequence ATGAAAACTAAAATCGGAATCAAGCAAGTTGTAATATCTTTGGTTGTAGTAACCCTGGTAGGGTCTTTTATTGTCGGGCAGTTGCCCAAGGAAACCCGGATTGAATCATATCTGCCGGATAATGGCACCGGCTGCACCTATGACCTGGTAAAGTATATTCCGCCTCAGGATTATATTTTTAAATCTGTAGACGCTGAGGGTAATGTAACCGGTTATATTACCCTTACCGAAGGCAAAGGCTACGGGGGAATACTTTTGGTGGAGATAGAGTGGACGCCGGACGGTACCATCCTGTCCATTTCTGTTCCCCAGCAGCAAGAAGGTGATGCCTGGTGGGATAAGCTTAAAACGCATGAGTTTTTTGAACAGTATGTGGGGCGGCAGTTTAATACCGGCCTGCTGCTTGGGGAAGACATAGATGCAGTTTCCGGGGCCACCATTTCCAGCAACGGGGTGGCTTTGGGTGTATATGAAGGCAGGGCTCTGGTAGCGGCTGAACTGGGGGAGCCCTATCCCGCTCCGGTAGAGACTGTTAAATTCGGTTTGGGTGAGATACTTCTGGTGACCGGCTTGCTGATGGCGGTGGTGTTCCGGACTATGGCCGTTTTTCAGAAGCGGAAATGGTTGCGCTATATTACGCTGGGATTAGGGCTGGTGGTTCTGGGTTTCTGGTTATCCCGCCCCCTTAGTCTGACCAATATTGCCGCCTGGCTTATCGGCTCACCGCCCAATATGGCTAATAATCTATTCCTTTATATACTGGTTATTGGGGTGGTCGGCTTAGCCCTGCTGACCGGCAAGAATTTCTACTGCTTCTGGCTGTGCCCGTTTGCTGCCGTGCAAGAGGTAACCCACCGGATTGGTGGCCAGATAGGCCTGCGTCCCAAACCCAAAGTCTACAGATTCTTACGGAATATCCGTTACCTGCTGCTGTGGGCAACCCTGGTGATGGTCTTCTGGTTTACCAATCCTTCTCTGTCTGTTTTTGAGCCCTGGGGCACTCTGTTCAGTCAGGTGGGCACCTATGACCAGTGGTTGCTGCTGATTGTAACTATCACCTTTGGTTTCTTTATCTTTAGCCCGTGGTGCTTTTATTTGTGCCCGGTAGGGGCGTTTATGGATGTTGTACTCAAAATCCGTAAAGGAGGGATAGGCCTTTGGAACAGACTAAGAAATCCGGCGGAAAAGAAATTAGCCGGGGACAAAACATAA